A segment of the Halovivax limisalsi genome:
GATCATCGTCTCCATGTTGCTGTTGATCTTGACCGTCTTCGCCGCCGCCGGCTTCTTCGAGTTCGAGTGGGCGACGCTCCTCCAGGAGGGCGGCATCGCGCCGACCGACCGCGGCTACGGGGCGATCCTTCCGGGTACGGCGCTCGTCTTCGTCTCGTTTCTGGGCTACGCGAAGATCGCCACCGTCGCGGAGGAGTTGAAGAACCCGGGGCGCAATCTGCCCCTGGCCGTGATCGGCAGCGTCGCGATCGTCACGGTCTTCTACGCGATCCTGGTCAGCATCATGGTCGGCATCGTCCCCTGGGACGAACTGCACCAGGAGACGCCGGTCTCGCAGGTGGCCGAGCTCAGCTTCGCCGGCATTCCCCTCCTCGAACTGGTCGGCGTCGGCGCCATCTCGATCGCGGCGCTGCTCGCGACCGCCTCCTCGGCGAACGCCTCGATCCTCGCCTCGGCGCGCATCAACTTCGCGATGGGGCGCGATAAACTCATCTCGGACGAGCTCAACGCGATTCACCCCCGGTACGCGACGCCGTACCGGTCGATCGCGCTGACCGGCGGCCTCATCATCCTCTTCATCGTGGCGCTCGGACAGGACCTCAAGATCCTGTCCAACGCGGCGAGCGTCCTCCACCTCGTCGTCTACGCCCTGATGAACGTCGCACTCATCGCGTTTCGCGAAGCCGACGTCCCGGAGTACGATCCCGATTTCCGGGTCCCCTTCTATCCGATCACGCCCATCCTGGGAGCGCTCTTTTCCTTCGGGCTCATCTACTTCATGGACGGGATCGTCATCGCGCTGAGCATGGCGTTCGTCGTCGGCTCGGTCGCCTGGTACTGGTTCTACGCCCGCAAGCACACGACAGTTCAAGGCGTCCTCAGCGAACACATCCTCGATCGCTCGGAGGAGATGCCCGACGCCGCCGTTTCGGCCGCCGAAGCCGCGGCACCGTCGGAGGCCACTCCCAGTCGCGTGATGGTCCCGCTCTCGAACCCGCGAACCGAGGGCGCGTTGATGGAACTCGCGAGTACGATCGCCGCGGACCGAGACGGCATCGTCCACGCCGTCCACATCGTGCAGGTGCCGGACCAGACGCCACTGGACCGTGGCGCGGCGATGACCGACCGTATCGACGCCGAATCCCAGAAACTGCTCGACCAGGCCCGCGAGAGCGTCTCCCGATCCGACGTCGACATCGAAACGACGACCGTCGTCTCTCACCGTCCCTTCGAGGCGATCTTCGACGCCGCGCAGCGACACGACGCCGATACGGTCGTCATGGGGTGGGGAGAGGATCGGCCGTGGGCGGCCGGCCGCGCCGAGCGTCCGCTGGACGAACTCACGCACAACCTGCCGTGTGACTTCCTTGTGCTAAACGACCGGGACTTCGACACCTCACGCATCTTGCTACCGACCGCCGGCGGGCCGGACTCGGACCTGAGCGCGGAAGTGGCACGCACGCTGCAGCGGACGACCGACGCGGACGTCGAGCTCCTGTACGTCGTCGACGACGCGTCCGAACGGGAGGAAGGCGAGGCGTTCCTCACCGCGTGGGCCGAGGAGCACGAACTGGCCGACGCCGCCCTCACCATCGACACGACGGGCGACGTCGAGGCGGCGATCCGACGCGAGTCGGCCGATCGAACGCTCCTGCTCATCGGGGCGACCGAGCGCGGACTGCTCTCCAGGCTCGTCGATCGCTCGCTCGTCTACGACGTCGTCGACGAGGTGGAGTGTTCGGTCCTGCTGGCCGAGCGGCCGACGAAGCGGTCCCTCTTCGAACGGCTGTTCGGCCGATCGTAGCCGAGAAGATCGGTCGGCGTCCGGACTATTCGGCCGGTTCGGGGAGCGAGACGACCGGGACCGCCGGATCCGTCACGAGCCGCGTCGAGACGTCACCCGCCAACAGCCGGGCGATGCGACTGCCGCCGCGTGCGCGGAACGCGACAGCGTCCGCGTCGACGTCGTCGGCGGCCTCGAAGATCGTCTCCGCGACGTCGGTGCCGTAGTATCGGTCCGTTTCGACCCGAACCCGATCGTCGAGTGCGTCTTCGACGGCCTCGAGGATGTCCGCCGAGTCGTCCTTTCGTTTTTCGAGCGGCGCCTTGTCGATCGCGCCGCCCGCCTTCTCGATGACGTGGACCGCCGTGACCCGATCGACGTCGTCGAGGTGGCCCGAGAGCGCGTGACAGGTGACGGTCGCGTCGGCCTCGGAGGCGACCGGAATCAGCAGGTGTCGAAAGTGCATGTGGATACCCGACCGTTCGCGGGGTGCGAGGAAAAACGTTGGTCTCGCACACCGCGAAGTGGACGGCAATTTGAGGCGGCTCACTCGCGCCAGAACGCCGGCAGCAACAGGACGAGCACGGGGACGAACTCGATCCGCCCGATCCACATCATGAGGACCATGACGAACCGGCTCGACGTGGGAAAGACGAGGTAGTTGCCCATCGGTCCCGCCGCGCCGAACGCGGGGCCGATGTTGAGCACGATCGAGGCCGCGGCGCCGAGGGCTTCGAACTCCGAGACGGGGTCGGCCGCGCGCGAGGCGTCCGCGACCAGCAGAACCGTCAGCCCGAAGAAGATCAGCAGGGCGAGCATCACGTACGAGAAGATGTCGCCGATCGTCTCCTCGTCGACGACCGAGTCGCCGAGCCGGACCGGCCGGACCGCCTGCGGGTGGGCGGCGACGAACAGGTTTCGCCGCAGACCCTTCAGGATGACGAGCCAGCGGACCGTCTTGATCGAACACGTCGTCGACCCGGCCATCCCGCCGACGAACATGCACAGAAAGAGGATGTGCTGGGCGCCGGGACCCCACGCGGTGTAGTCGACCGAGGCGTAGCCGGTCGTCGTGAGTATCGAGACGACGTTGAACAGCCCGTGTCTGATCGACGCCTCGACCGTCTGGCCGATCTCCGGATCGCCGATCAGGATCGCGATCACGAGCGTCGCGGCGACGGCGACGACGCCGAGGTAGAATCGCAGTTCCTCGGATCGAAGCGGCCGTTCGACGTCGCCCTGGACGAGGTACCACAGCAGGATGAAGTTCGTGGCCCCGACGAGCATCACGGGGATGACGGCCCACTGCACTGCGGGTGAGAAGGCCGCGATACTCCGGGCCTCGGGCGAGAACCCCGCCGTCGAGACGCTCGTCAGCGCGTGGGCGACGGCGTTGAAGAGGGTCATCTCGTCCGCGAGGCCCACCAGGTTGAGCCCGTAGAAGACGGCGGTGGCGAGGATCGTCAATCCGACGTACAGTCCCCAGATGATCCGGGCCGTCTGCTCGATCTCGGGGGTGAGTTTGGTGACGTTCTTCGTCTGCGTCTCGGTCTCCATCAGCTGGGCGCCGCCGACCATCAGGTTCGAGAGGAGGCCGATCGCGATGATCAAGATGCCCAGCCCGCCCAGCCACTGCAGGAGCTGTCGCCAGAGCAGGATGGCCCGCGACTGGTTCTCGAAGTCCCACTCGGTCATGATCGTCGCCCCGGTCGTCGTGAGCCCGCTCGTGCTCTCGAAGAGGGCGTTGACGAGCCCGCCGAGTTCGCGGGGAAAGCCGGCGAGGGAGAACGCCGACGCGTCCGCCGGCAGCGTCGATCCGACGACGAGAAACGGGATCGCGCCGACCAGCGCGACGCCGAGCCAGATCGCGGCGACGACCAGCAATCCCTCGCGGTGGTCGAGGTCGCGCTCGTCCGACAGCCGTTCGAGCGCGAACCCGACGACGGCCGTCACGGCGATCGTCGCGCCGAACGCGAGGACGTCGTCCCCGTCGAAGAGCGCGAGCGCGAGCGGGGCGGCGAGCGGCACCGAGAGCCACTTCAGGACCGTCCCGGTGAAGCTCAAACTCGACCGCCAGTCGACCCGGATGCGCATTGGCTACCCACTCCTCTAGGGGGCGACGGGATAATGTGTTCGACTCGACCGCTGATTCGGCTCTCGATGCGAGGATTCGCCCCGTCTGACGACGATGGCCGACTGATTTTCAGTTCGAACGCGGCGGCGCGAGTGTGATGACGGAACGTATTTGAAAGTGGCACAGTAATCGCCAGCAAATGAGCCACGGGGGATCGCCGTGCGCGTCGTGATCGTCGGCGCCGGCGCGGTCGGCCGGACGATCGCGGAGAACCTGGCGGACGGGCACGACGTCATCGTGATCGACCAGGACGAGGACATCGTCGAGGAGCTCACCTACGAGCTCGACGTGCTCTCGATCGCCGGCGACGGGACCGAGATCGGGACGCTCAGGGAGGCGGAGATCGGCGAGGCCGACATGGTCATCGCGTGTACGGACAACGACGAGACGAACGTCGTAATCTGCGGCGCGACGAAGACCGAGAGCGATGCGTTCACCATCGCTCGCGTCCGCCGCCGAACCCTCCTCGAAACGTGGCAGGGCTCGGAGGGCGCCTTCGGCGTCGACTTCATGGTCTGTACCGATCTCCTGACGGCCCAGGCCATCTTCCGCATCACCGGCCTGCCCGCGGCGACCGACGTCGACATGTTCGCCGGCGGGCTCGTCAGGATGGCGGAGTTCGAGGTCCGGGAAGAGAGTCCCGTCGCCGGCCAGACCGTCAAGGAGGCCGATCGCTACGACTCGCTGACCTTCGCCGCGGTCTTCCGGGACGAGGAGATGCTCGTCGCCACGGGCGAGACGGTCATCTGCGAGGGCGATCGCATCGTCGTCATCGGGAGCCCGGAATCGATCACCAAATTCGCGAACGAGGTCGCCTCGGTCACCGACAACGGTCGGAAGGAGGTCGTCATCGTCGGGGCGAGCGAGATCGGGTTCCAGGCCGCCCGGGAGTTCGAAGAGCACGGCCACAACCTCCGGTTGATCGAACGCGATCCCGATCGGGCCAGGGAGGCCGCCGAAGCCCTCCCGAACACGATGGTGCTGCAGAGCGACGCCACCGATACCGACTTTCTCATGCGCGAGCACATCGACGAGGCCGACGTCCTCGTCGCCGCCCTCGACAGCGACGAGAAGAACCTCCTGGCCGCGCTGCTGGCCCACCGCGTCGGCGTCGAACGCACCGTGGCGGTCATCGAGAACGTCGAGTACGCCGCCCTGTTCGAGATGGTCGGCGTCGACGTCGTGATCAATCCGCGCGAGGAGACCGCCGAGGAGATCGTTCGTTTCACGCGCGCTGCGCGGACCGAGAAGGTGGCGATGCTCGAACACGATCGAGCGGAAGTCATCGAGATCGAGGTCGGTCCCGGGAGTACGCTGACCGGGCGGACGATCGAAGAGGGGACGCGCGACCTGCCGGATGGGGTCGTCATCGGCGCCATCTCCCGGGGCGGAGAGCTCGTCACCCCGCGCGGCACCACCGTCGTCAGGGAGGGCGACCACGTCGTCGTCTTCGTCGACGCCGCGATCCTCGACGAGGTCATCGATCTCCTATAGATGAACGCACACCTCCGCGTCGACGTCCGTGCGGGCCTGAGCCTGGTCGGGACGCTCACGGCGGCGCTCTCGGCCGCCTACGTCGTTCCGATCGTCGTCTCGCTCGCGTACGGCGGCGAGGATCTGTGGGTGTTCGTCGCGACGCTCCTCATCACCGCCGGGTTCGGACTGGCGCTGCGGACGCTCGACCCCGATCCGGATCCGGGGGCCAGGGAGGCGTTCATGGTCGTCGCGCTCACCTGGCTGTTCGCGGCCATCTTCGGCGCGCTCCCGTACGTCCTGGCCGGGAACGGGACCGTCGCCACGCCGGTCAACGCCGTCTTCGAGAGCATGAGCGGGTTCACCACGACCGGAGCCACCGTGATGGACGAGATTTCGCTCGAGACGCACTCGCACGCGATGCTCATGTGGCGCCAGCTCACGCAGTGGCTCGGCGGCATGGGGATCATCGTCCTCGCGGTGGCGATCCTCTCCGAGATGGCCGTCGGGGGCGCGCAGTTGATGCGCGCGGAGACGCCCGGTCCCGGCGTCTCGAAGCTGACGCCTCACATCGCCCAGACGGCACGGGTTCTCTGGCTCGCCTACGTCTTCTTCACGGTGGCGTTCATCGTCATCCTCGCTATCCTCGGCGCCTTCGAGATTGCACCGGAGATGAACCTGTACAACGCGATCGCCCACGGCTTCTCGACGCTGCCGACCGGCGGCTTCTCGCCGGAGGGCCAGAGCATCGCGGCGTTCTCCCCGATCGTCCAGTGGACGTTCGTCCCGTTCATCTTCGTCGCCGGCGTGAACTTCGTCCTCTGGTGGCACGTCCTCACCGGCGACGCGTGGTCGCTCGTCAGCGATTCGGAGTTCCGGGCCTACCTGGGCGTCGTCACCGCGCTCTCGGCCCTCGGGACGCTCGTCCTCTTTTTCTCCTCGCTCGAGACGGAAGCGACCGGCATGATCGGTGGCAACATCGAAAAGTCGCTTCGCTACGCCGTCTTCCAGATCGTCTCGCTGACCAACTCGACCGGGTTCGCGAACATGGACTTCTACGAGTGGAGCGGTCCGGCGAAGGGCGTGCTCCTGTTCGCGATGTTCGTCGGCGGCTCGACCGGGTCGACCGGCGGGGGCATCAAGATCCTTCGCTGGCTCGTGATCCTGAAGACCCTTCGGCGCCAGCTCTTCACCACTGTCCACCCCGAGGCCGTCCGACCGGTTCGAATGAACGGGCGCATCCTCGACGAGGACGCCGTCCGCGGCATCTACGCCTTCACCCTCCTGTACCTCGTGCTCTTCTTCGTCGGCATCGCCCTGTTCGCCGCGGACGCCTCGCGCGCCGGCGTCGATTTCACGCTGCTCGACGTCATCAGCGCCTCGGTCGCCAGTCTCGGGAACATCGGCCCCGGCCTGGGCCAGCTCACCGGCCCGATGGGCGGCTACCTGGAGTTCCCGATCCCGTCGAAACTCCTCATGATCTGCTACATGTGGATCGGTCGTCTCGAAATCTTCCCCGTCCTCGTCCTCCTGACGCGGGCGTACTGGCGGTCCTGATCGGGACGCGCCGGCGGATACCGTTACCGGGCGCCGCGGTCATCGGTCGGATGCCTGCGGTCGATCAGCGACAGGCACTCCCCCGGTCCGGTTCGACCGCCATCCGTCACTCGACTCAGTCGTCGCCAGGCGTGCGCTCGGCCGAGTGTTCGCGCCGCCCGGTGCCGAAGAGGCGTTCGCGAAGCGAGCGCTCGGACGGTCGTTCCGCGAGCATCACGGTCCCCTCAACCTCGCCGACGACGTCGAGGTGCAGCGAGTCCGAGAGGAGCCGTGTCAGGAGTCCCCGTTCGGTCGCGCCGAGGAGGACGATCGAGTGGGTCTCCGCTTCCCGTTCGATCGCCGCCTCGACGTCGCCCGAGTCGTCGACGATCAGGGTGGCGTCTCCGAGCCCGTGGTCGTCGGCCCACTCGGAGAGGAACCGCTCGCCGGCCTCCGCGTACGACGGGTCGTCGACGACGTGCAGCAGCGAGACCTCGGTCCCCGCGACCGCGCGGAGCGCGCGAGCGACCTCCGCGCTCAGATCGGAATCGGGGCCGCCGGCGGTCGGCAGGAGGATGCTCGAGGCGTCGTGGCCGCGATCGCTGACGATGAGGAAATCGCAGGGCAGCTGGTTCGTCAGCTCCTCGACGGGGCGCTCGGCGCGGGCCGCCGTCCAGAGCTGGTTCTCGCCCCACTTCATGACGACCATGTTCGGCCGCGTCCGCCTGGCCGCGCTGAAGATCTCCTCGAACGAGCGGTGCGTGGCCACCGAGGAGGTCTCGATGTCCACGTCGTAGCGATCGGCCAGCTCGTGGGCGCCTTCCAGGTGCTTCTCGGACTCGCCGCGAATGCGCTCGTCGTGACCCCCGCTGCCGAGCGACAGGGCGTCGGGCGCCTGCACGACGTGGAGGACGTGTACCGTCGGGTCGTTCTCCTGCTGACTGGCGATGATGGCGCCGAGTTCGACGAGGTCCGCGTCGGTCCGCGGGTTCGTGATCGGGACCATCACGCGGTAGCAGTCGTCGTCGACGAGGGCGGCCTCCGCCGCGTCGAGGATCGGCACGTACGATCGCCCCGCCACCCGGCCGAACAGCACCTCCGGGACGGTGAGCCGGCGGTCCAGCCCCTTGATCCGCGCGGAGGAGAGCCGATCCTCGCTCGTCTGGTAGTAGTTGACGACGGTGACGAGGACCACCCCGCCGATGGTGTTGCCGAGCAACACCGGAAGCACGAAACCGGAGAGACCCCGTAAGAGTGCCAACTCCTGGTTAAACACGAGAAAGAGCACCTCGGTGAACGAGACGACGACGTGAAAGAGGTTCCCGAGTGGAATCGCCAGAAACGCCAGGTAGACCACGAGCACCCGCGAAATGGTGTCGGTCGCAGCGAAGCCGACCCAGACGACGCCGGCGACGATCAGCCCGGCGAACAGAGCCTTGAAGAACAACGACCACCAGCCCGTCTCGAATGCGCCCTTTCGGGCGATGTCGATGGCTTTCCTGGTGGCATCCGGTTCGAAAACGCCTCCCCAGGTCAGGACCACCGCCCCCAGGGCGCCGCCGGTAAAGTTCCCCGAGAGGACGATCCCCCAGTGGCGAAGCAACGCGGGAATGCTCGCCAGCCGTTCGAGCGTCAGCGCGACCGGCGGGAGCGTGTTCTCCGTGTAGAGCTGGTAGCCGCCGATGATGATGTAGACGAAGCCGAGCGGGTAGAGCATCGAGGCAACGACGGCGCTCTCGGTCTGGGCGGAGACCGAGGCGTACAGCAGGAAGGTGATCGTGATGGCGAAGCCGGCGGCCAGGCCGCTGAAGTACAACTCGCGGCTGCTCTCGGTGACTTCCTCGTCGGCCGCCGCGATGATCCGCTGGAACACCTCGTCCGACGAGAATCGGTCGCGGACGACCGACCCGACCGCCGGCGCCCCGCTCCGGGACCGCTCGACGGCGTCCCGGACGGATTCGTTGGCGTCCGACGGCGGCGGCACTCGACCTCCCTCTTCACCGCCGTCCGGTCGCGTCGGTCCGCTCATTGTCGGAACACTGGCTACCGGATCCTAAGAAGGGTTTGGGTTCGGGACGGTCGCATCTGATCGACAACGCGCCCACGACGCCGGAGCGTCGCTCGCCGCAGCGAGCGCGGCGCCGGATCGGATCGTTCGACGCGGTCCACACTACCGCGGCCGCCCACACCCCGCCGGACGCGGTTCGCGTCGCGAGGGTAACCTTCAACACCCGCCGCTGCCTCGCTTCTGACGATGTACCGCGCGGTGGTCTTCGACCTCGACGAGACGCTCGCCGTGCCCGACCGCGACCGGGAGACGCTGCTGGCCGAAGCGGCCGAATCGGTCGGCGAACCCCCGCTCTCACGGGCGGCCTACCTCGAGGCCCACCGCCGGAACCTGACGAGCGAGACGCGCGAGCCCATCTTCGCGGAGTTGCTCGCCGAGCGCGAGACCGAAACCGACCCGGAAGCGTTCGCCGCAGCCTACCGCGAGTCGGTCACCGCCTCGCTCGCGCCGGTACCAGGCGTCGAATCCGCGCTCGAAACCCTCCGGGAGTCCTACCGCGTCGGTCTCCTGACGAACGGGCCCGTCCGGGCTCAGCGGGCCAAACTCGACGCGCTCGGCTGGGAGGACGCCTTCGACGCGGCCCTGGTCACCGGCGAACTCGACGCCGGGAAACCCCAACCCGAGGCGTTCGCCGCGATCCTCGACGAACTCGACGTCTCCGCCGACGAGGCCGTCTACGTCGGCGACGACGTCGACGCCGACGTGCGGGGCGCGAGCGACGCCGGCATGGACGTCGTCCAGGTGCTCGTCGGGGACGCGACGCCCGATCCGCGGGCGGACGCCGCCGTCGAACAGGAGCGGCTCGGACGCGAACTCCCGGCGATCATCGCCCAACTCGAGGCGGATCGCCGCCAAGAGTAACCGGCCCAGCGGCTCGAGTCAGCCACCCACTCACCTTACAGCGATCGAGCGACGGCGTCGAGCACGCCCACGCCCCGTTTGACCGCCGCGCCGGAGTCAAGAAACACGAGGGTTTGTGGCGGTCGGCTCGCCTTCGGCCGCGCCCGGAGGTCGCGCTCGGTCGCCGCCTCGCGGGCCGCGTCGGGCCCCTCGCGAAATGCCACGTGCGCGCGATCCGGCTGGACGAAGACGCTCGCGATGGTGTCACCGTGCGCTGATCGCCCGTTCGCGTCCGATGCCGCGGATTCGCCCGACTCGGCGGTCGACGACTCGCGGGTGATGTCGTACGCGCGAGCGCCGTCGACGGTCGGCTCCACGTCGGCCACCGCGTCCGTCACGGCGAGCCCGCCGAGCGGGCCGTCGCTCCGCCCGTCGACCTCCGAGGCGAACAGCTCCGCGATTCGGACGCCGTCCTCGATCCGCTCTTCGACCATGCGCGTCGATTCGACGGGGAGGAAAAAGCGACTTCGGGTTTGGCGGCGGTCGGCGGGCGAGAGCCGTCGACCGGCCTCGATCGCCCCCGCTCGTCGCCGATCAGTCCTCCAGCGCGGCGGCCCGCGCAGCGTCGAGGTACGACTCGACCGACAGGCCGCGACGCCTCGCGTGGACGACCGCCGCCACCTCGATCGTCACGCCGAGTTCCTGCTGGCAGGCGTTGATCGCCCCCACCGCCTCGTGTTTCGGGTGCCCCTCGGCGACCAGCGCGTCGAGGACGCGCTCGAAGGTCGACCGGCCGAGCAGGAGGTCCTCGTCCGGGACGAAGTCCTCGGGCACCGTCACCTCGGCCGGGTCGAACGTCACCGCGAGGTCGTCTGCGGTCCGTTCGAGTAATCCTTCCTCCGTCGCCACGTCGACGAGGCGCTTGGCCTGGTCGGGCGAGAACCAGTCGCGATCCATCGACAGCGCGACGACGAACTCGTTTTCGCGAAGCGTTCGCGTCCCGCGCTGCCCGAACGGCGCGGCGACGACGACCCGGAGACTCATCGACACCCGGTTTCACCAGGGCGGAATTAATCCTGACGGTTCGGCTGGTCTCGGATCGGAAAAGCCCTCCAAAGAAAAACCGGCTACGACTACTCGAACCGACAGTAGACGGAAACGATGTCTATTGGTTCCCTCACCAATAAGCTTATCGCGTTGGTCCGTGTACCGATAATCGTGGATGGCCCCATTCACGGAAGACGACCTCGACGGAGTAAGCGAGGGGAGGAAGTACCCCGACGGAACCGTCATCCGGGTGTTCTGCATGCGGACGACCCGTGACGCGTACCCGTCCGGATGGGCCTCAAGCTTCACTACGGCACGACGGATCCAGACCCACCCCGCACGCTCGACGATGGGACGATTCGGCGGTACGATAACTCGCACGAGGATACCAAAGGACACGAACTTCACGTCGCTCCGGACCCCGATCCGGTCGTAATCGAGTTCCCCGGGATGATCGAACTGTGGGAACGGTTCTGGAGGGAAATTCCGAAATCCGAGTTGAAAGTTAACTGAGACCATCACACCACGGTGATACCAATGAACGACACCACGCCGCCGCTGCACCCGATGGAGCGCGAACAGCTTCGGGCCGAGTCAACGCTCGTCGTTACCGTGAAGGCGTCCCGTGAATTCCACGACGACGTCGTCGACGGGATCGAGGCGCTCGAACGCGGGAACTCGGTGAATTCTCCGCCCACGCTCTCGTTCGCGAGTTACGACGACCTCATGGAGACGCTGACACCGCGCGCCCTCGACCTCATCGAAGCTATCCGTCGGGAAGGGCCAGCCAGCATCAACGAGACCGCACGTGTGGTCGACCGAGACGTGAAGAACGTCCACGAGGAACTCAGTCGGCTCGCTCGATTGGGAATCATCTTTTTCGAGGAGGAGGGACAGCGAATGCGCCCGGTCGTCTGGTTCGACGAACTCGTCATCACTCTCCCATTCGATCCGGAGGCTGGCGACACGGCGACTGCGGCACCGTGACTCACCCGGACGCTGACCTCGATGCCGAAGACGAAGCGGCCGTCCCCGCAAACTGTTCGAGGTATGTAAAATGTATCCAATCTCAACCGAACGCTTCGACCGTTGGCGGGCGAACGGCAGAACGTATCGAGATTTTATCCAGTGAACGTTTCCCGATACAAAATTAATCTTATTTCCAACAGATATAATATACTGCGATGTGTACGCCCGACCGGAAGCTCACGTCTCCACACGAGCCGCAGGGGGCATGCGCCCAGAGAAATGCCCCGGGTGTTAGGGCCACCCGAGACGTGGCTTCCAAACCGGATCACCGATTTGGTCACCATGATTGCGAACACACTACCGAGACAAAAAGGTCTCGCACGCTCGCGGTATCGAGAGATGAATCGCCGTCCCGCTTCTGGTTTCGATCGTTCGGAGTGGGGACGCTGTCGTCACGAGTGGACGACGCGACTGGTTCGGAGGAATTTCCGATGAAATCTCTCGGTGCGGTGCGGGGTGACCAGTCGGCCGACTCGACGGCCGAGCGCGAGTGCTACCGGTGCGATCGCGACCTGGCGACCGACCAGCTGTTTCGCGTGACGGCCCGGCCGCCCGCCGCGTCGGAGCGATTCGCGGCGGCCACGCGATTTTGCTGCGCCGACTGCGTGGCTGGCATTGGGGATGCTGGAGTTCGCAGATCGGGTAGTGACTGAAAGTCGTCGTTGATAGGTGGATTCGTTTTGAGAGTAGCTGAATACGTCCTGACGTGGCGGACTCGGTGCAGCGATCGACGAGGTTGCAAAACGATCGGATCGAGCCTTATAAGTATCGTCCGCCGGTTTCGTTCGGGTATGCAAGACCAGGTCCGCTCGACTCGCAAGCGAACCGGAGGCCGACTCAAGCACGCGCGCAACCACCGCAAGGACGAACTCGGGCGCGAACCGACCGAGACGCAGGTGGGCGAGCCGCGCTACAAGACCGTCGACGTCCGCGGCGACAACGTCAAGACCCGCGCGCTCGCGACCGACGTCGCCCACGTCAACACCGGCGGCGAGACGGTCACTGCCGAGATCGAGAACGTCGTCGAGAACGAGGCCAACCCCAACTACGTCCGCCGGAACATCATCACGAAGGGCGCGGTCATCGAGACCGGCGAGGGCACCGCCCGCGTCACCTCGCGACCCGGCCAGACCGGCCAGGTCAACGCCGTCCTGCTCGACTGAGACCCACGTCTCGCTGCGCTCTCGTTCTCGCGAGTCAGGGTTCATTCGACCCAGGGTACGGGCGCGACTCAGCACCCGCGGGTCAGCCGGACGGTCCGGTGGTCCGGATCGACGCCGTCGACGACGTCGGTCCGCCGGGTGCTGACGCGCTCGAACCCGTGATGTTCGTAGAAGCCGATCGCCTGCGCGTGTCCGTCGAACACCTCGACGCACTGGTCGATCTCCGGGGGATGCCCGGCGCAGTCCGCTCGCTGTCTCGCCGTGATCGCTTCCAGGAGCGCGCTCCCGACCCCCAGTCCCTGGGCCTCCGGGTGAACGTAGAGCGTCGACACCTCGCACGTCCCGTTCGTCGGCGACGATCCCCGGCCGGCCCCGCAAACCGCCGGCGCGGCCGAATCGTCGGCCGAGGCGGCGACGAGCCACCGGCCCGCGTCCGTTGGCGCCCGAATCTCCGCCCGGAGCCAGTCGGTCGTGTAAAACGTCTCGAGGTTCGCCTCGACGTAGGC
Coding sequences within it:
- a CDS encoding amino acid permease, translated to MSDEELAKDLGLVSALMIGIGTMMGAGIFVLPGIASREAGPIVVVSFVIGGLIAMINALAVSELGTAMPKAGGGYYYINRGLGPMFGSISGMGDWMGLAFASAFYCIGFGGYLTGMLEGTMLELPSLSFGTLSLPSISLPEISLFGAEFLGTTLLGGTAALGVSDIQIGGLIAGVAFVGVNYIGAKETGGIQTIIVSMLLLILTVFAAAGFFEFEWATLLQEGGIAPTDRGYGAILPGTALVFVSFLGYAKIATVAEELKNPGRNLPLAVIGSVAIVTVFYAILVSIMVGIVPWDELHQETPVSQVAELSFAGIPLLELVGVGAISIAALLATASSANASILASARINFAMGRDKLISDELNAIHPRYATPYRSIALTGGLIILFIVALGQDLKILSNAASVLHLVVYALMNVALIAFREADVPEYDPDFRVPFYPITPILGALFSFGLIYFMDGIVIALSMAFVVGSVAWYWFYARKHTTVQGVLSEHILDRSEEMPDAAVSAAEAAAPSEATPSRVMVPLSNPRTEGALMELASTIAADRDGIVHAVHIVQVPDQTPLDRGAAMTDRIDAESQKLLDQARESVSRSDVDIETTTVVSHRPFEAIFDAAQRHDADTVVMGWGEDRPWAAGRAERPLDELTHNLPCDFLVLNDRDFDTSRILLPTAGGPDSDLSAEVARTLQRTTDADVELLYVVDDASEREEGEAFLTAWAEEHELADAALTIDTTGDVEAAIRRESADRTLLLIGATERGLLSRLVDRSLVYDVVDEVECSVLLAERPTKRSLFERLFGRS
- a CDS encoding universal stress protein: MHFRHLLIPVASEADATVTCHALSGHLDDVDRVTAVHVIEKAGGAIDKAPLEKRKDDSADILEAVEDALDDRVRVETDRYYGTDVAETIFEAADDVDADAVAFRARGGSRIARLLAGDVSTRLVTDPAVPVVSLPEPAE
- a CDS encoding TrkH family potassium uptake protein, whose protein sequence is MRIRVDWRSSLSFTGTVLKWLSVPLAAPLALALFDGDDVLAFGATIAVTAVVGFALERLSDERDLDHREGLLVVAAIWLGVALVGAIPFLVVGSTLPADASAFSLAGFPRELGGLVNALFESTSGLTTTGATIMTEWDFENQSRAILLWRQLLQWLGGLGILIIAIGLLSNLMVGGAQLMETETQTKNVTKLTPEIEQTARIIWGLYVGLTILATAVFYGLNLVGLADEMTLFNAVAHALTSVSTAGFSPEARSIAAFSPAVQWAVIPVMLVGATNFILLWYLVQGDVERPLRSEELRFYLGVVAVAATLVIAILIGDPEIGQTVEASIRHGLFNVVSILTTTGYASVDYTAWGPGAQHILFLCMFVGGMAGSTTCSIKTVRWLVILKGLRRNLFVAAHPQAVRPVRLGDSVVDEETIGDIFSYVMLALLIFFGLTVLLVADASRAADPVSEFEALGAAASIVLNIGPAFGAAGPMGNYLVFPTSSRFVMVLMMWIGRIEFVPVLVLLLPAFWRE
- the trkA gene encoding Trk system potassium transporter TrkA, with amino-acid sequence MRVVIVGAGAVGRTIAENLADGHDVIVIDQDEDIVEELTYELDVLSIAGDGTEIGTLREAEIGEADMVIACTDNDETNVVICGATKTESDAFTIARVRRRTLLETWQGSEGAFGVDFMVCTDLLTAQAIFRITGLPAATDVDMFAGGLVRMAEFEVREESPVAGQTVKEADRYDSLTFAAVFRDEEMLVATGETVICEGDRIVVIGSPESITKFANEVASVTDNGRKEVVIVGASEIGFQAAREFEEHGHNLRLIERDPDRAREAAEALPNTMVLQSDATDTDFLMREHIDEADVLVAALDSDEKNLLAALLAHRVGVERTVAVIENVEYAALFEMVGVDVVINPREETAEEIVRFTRAARTEKVAMLEHDRAEVIEIEVGPGSTLTGRTIEEGTRDLPDGVVIGAISRGGELVTPRGTTVVREGDHVVVFVDAAILDEVIDLL